Below is a genomic region from Rhodohalobacter sp. 614A.
TTGTGGTGGATGAGGATTGGGTGATAGAGGTAACACCAAAGCCGGTAAGCAATCCCCTGAATCGGCTGGTTGTCATTCCCTTCAGGATGGCTCGCAGGCGGGTGCCAGCTACTTTCTGTAATCCATCACTGAAAATTTTCATCCCAAAAATGAAAATCCCGAGAGCTCCAATAAGTTGTAAAAAATCAAATAGAGAATACTCCATCTATCGCAGGTATCGACTATCACTCATGTAATTTGAAACAGAATTTAAAGATAGGATTATTTGAAGAGCCTTAAGTTAACTTAATGTTAAGATATTTCTGAAGAGATGCTTCATTTTAGTCCATGAGGTCTTTGGAGTAAAGTTCATTTCCGTCAAAATTGTACTCCGTTACGACATGCTTTCCGTTCTGCAGCGTAACGGTAAAGAAAACATTATACCTGGAAACGGAAGCATCATCTATATACCAGGTTTTGTCATCGCTTGTATACGGCTGCCGTTTGGATCTGTATCCCTGGCCAAATTCAACCAGCCGGTTTCGGCTTTCATCCACCACAAGATATTTATTATTCCCAAGGCTCAAGCTTCTGGAAGGCGGTGATGTTGTTTCGATGACATTCCAGGGTTTGCTTCTGAATTTGAGATGAATATGCCCGGTAAAATAACTATAGATATTGTTCTGATTCGCAAAAGATGGCGCCAGTTGTTTCCGGATTCGGTCGGAATATTCTACATCTTCATCGCTTCTTTTACCCCCTTCGAGCAGCGGACTGTGGAAAAACGGTATCACGCTGGATACGCTGCTTTTTACCTCATCATCAAAAAAATCTTTCTGAACTTCCGGCGTAGACGAAAACATATCCAAACCCATTAACTGCAGATAATTCCCGGCCCGTGCCGTCCCGAAATTATAACCGGTTGTTTCATAAAGATTATTGAAAAACAGCTGAAAGTATCCGGCTTCGGGTGTGGGTTTTGTAAAATCGCCCTCGCCCCGTAAGGGAAATCCAACCTCATGATTGCCGGGTACAACAAACAGGGGAATAAGTTTTTCATCATTTAAATACGTATGGATATGGTTTTTGAAAAAACCTATGTATTGTTTTGTCCTGGTTTCGTCCATTCTGTAACCATACGACACAACATCACCGGCAATGCATAAAACATCAATATTCTTTTTCTCAACATATCCCATTTTTGAGGGATCATTCATAGAATTGACGGGGTTGCCTGACGGGGCATTGGGATCTGACTGATCTTCGTCAATGTGTATATCAGACATAAACGCAATCCTGACTTTTGAGGAACCCGACAGGTTTTCGCGCAATGTCTCAAAGTGGATCAGGTCGGTGTACTTTGTCTCGGTCGTGTAGACCCTTCCCGAATATTCTGTATCGGAATTCAAATTTGTTACTTCTGCCGAATATAGCCACGCATCGGAGTGAGGAATTCTTTTGCCGGTTACCGAAATACTTTTATTGAACTGAGATCCCGTTCCATACCGAAGCGTTTGTGTGGCGCCGTTTGCATCATTTGAATCATCAATCCAATTGATAAAAATCTCACTTGTGAGGTCTGGCGCGGCTAATGCATAAACATAAATATCTGTTTCTAGCTCTTCATTTGGAGTCTCGAATGTAGCTTCCTGACTATAAGACCTGCCGGTTTTATTCATGGCATAAGCCCGAACAAAATACGTGGTATTCGGGGCCAACGCCGTGATATTTACTAAATAATTCGAACTACCGTCACCGGCTGAAACACACGAATCGTTCTTATCGGGTTCTGTCTGGGTTGAATAACACACGCCCTTATCCTGAACAGATGATGTTCCGCTGTTAAGGATTCTTGCATAAATACGAGCTCCGCCACCGGTCTCTTCATCAATATCTGTGATTTCTACATTCGGCACATGCTTTGGCGATTTCTCTGAATAAACACAACGCACACTTCTTCCTCCGGCCTTGGTTGAAGATTCCAAACCCAAAAATGATGCGTTTGCTTCAACTGTTTGCCCTCTTTCCAATCCTTCCTGTGTACTGCTCCAGAAAATGGCGGATGACCCTCGGCCGGAAATTTCACCTGCCTCGGCTCCTAATATCCCAGCCATGTGTAACTTTAAGGGAGAATTAAATCCACCATAAATATCGGACGACAGTCCATCGAGTGCCTCTTCCCATTCTGTAATGGTGGGTAATCTCCAGTTTTTTCCAAGAAGCTCGGTACATGGATCTTTTTCTTCCTCCCAATTCTGGTTTTCCTCGATGTCATGAATCTGCCATTGGGGTTCAGGGCCGGAACCTGAGTTGCTATATCCCTGCTTTCTGTTGAATTGCCAATACCATCCTGCTCTATCTTTGGAGTAATCATCCGCAGACTTCGCTACAGAATTGGCACCGAGATTTTGGACAATCCAGCACATTCCCTCATAAGAAACCGTCGGATAAGTAATGGTCAGGTTCTGAGGCGATATTCCGTCTTTGGTTTGATGATTTATTGTAACCGACTCTCCGCAGGCATCCATATCAAAAATGGTGGAAAAACTAACCTGGTTGCCATAGTAAACCTTGTTTTCATCGCTTACATACGCCCGTGCAAAATAGGTAGTTAATGGCTGCAAGTGGGGTAGTGTTACCGTAAAATGATCCTGGTTGCCGTCATAAATAATACAATCATCTTCAACTGACGGACCTTCAGAAGTTGAGTAGCAAATACCTATTTCTGATATATCTGTTGATCCATGGGATATAATATTGCCACTGACTTTTGCGGATATTGAGGTAATGCTGGTGGCTTCTTCCGTTGTTACTTCCGGTTTTTCCCCGGCAACAAATATTGCTGTTACCTGTTTCTCTCCATCAATAGTAATGGTGATGGGGTTTTCGGATCCGGAAAGATCGCCACTCCATGAATCAAATTTCCATTCTGTACCGGGAATAGCTGTCAGTTGAACTTCTGTTTGATAGGAATATGATTTTGAGGGTATGATTTCTTCCTGAACCGTTCCCTGGCCGTCAATCTCAATGCCAAGCTCATATTCTCTTCGGACAAATGTAGCTGTAAGTTCTGTATGATCTGTAATCGTAACTTCTATAACAGCCTCTGAACCTTCATAATCGCCCGACCAGCCTTCAAACCTCCAACCTTCTACGGGCTCAGCCGTGAGCTTTACAATCGTCTCATAAGGGTGTGCCCGGGCAGGAATAATCTCTTCTTTAACTTGTCCTTCTCCTTCAATCGTAACATTTAATTCATACTCTCTTTTTTCAAAGAGAGCCGTAATCGACTTTTCTTTATCTATTACAATTTCCACCGGATTCTCCTCTCCTTCCAGATCACCACTCCAGCCAACGAACTGCCAGCCATCGGCAGCTACGGCAGTCAACTGAACCGTAGTCTGAAATGGGTAGTCTTTCGCCGTAACAACTATTTCCTGCACGGTCCCTTCTCCTTCAATCATCAGATTCAAAGGATAATCTCTTTTTTCAAACACCCCGGTTACAGATTGGTTTTTCGACATGTTCAGGGTAACCGGATTGCTGGTTCCAGATGCGTTTCCTTCCCAACGTACAAACCGCCAGCCATCACTCGGTTCAGCCTGTATTGAAACCTCTTCTCCTTCAGGAAATGTGCCGGATTCCGGGGTGATCGTGCCGCCCTCTGCAGGTTGTGCGGTTGTTTCAAGCGAAAACGTTTTATTGCCGTCCGAAGGACTGTTACAACTGTAAACTATAACAGCAATGCCCAAGAAACCCCATAAAAGGAGGGTGGATTTGATACGCATTGGACCAGTTTTATGGATCGATTAACAAAAGCTTTCTTTGTGAGTATAACCCTGTAAAGCAACTTCACTCTCTTCATGTAAGATAGCAATTTCCCGTTATATACTCTTCTAAATAGTCTTTTGATGACGGAATCAAAAAGCCAACGACTACAATTCTTCGCTGTACCGGTTCTTCAATTTACTCGTTTTGCCAAATCATAACGGTTCTGTTTCCCTTTGAATCGACTGAGCCGCGAAACATGCCCGTGGTATTCATTTGCATAGAAATATTTCCTTCGCTGTCTACCCCGATAAAACCGGCATCGCCGGGATTGAGCCGTTCTGTAAGCACAAAATTCATTGCTTCCTCAAGACTCACACCCGTAAATTCCTTGTAATTGGCAATTGTATTCGCAGAAACATTTCGCATAATCTGTTCACCCCAGCCGGTTGCTGAAATTGCCGCAACATGATTGGCAAACGTCCCCGAACCAATAATAGGCACATCCCCGACGCGCCCGAATTGCTTGTTGGTCATCCCCCCGGTTGATGTTGCAGCCGCCAGCTTGCCGTCCTGATCGAGGGCAACAGCTCCAACCGTTCCATATTTGAATTCACTTGGTAATTTCAGATGAGACTGCTCTTGTGCCCGCTGCCATTGCTCATATCTTCGCTGTGTATCAAAATAACTGTTTTCAACCCGGTCCACGCCTGTCTGATCGGCAAACTCCTCG
It encodes:
- a CDS encoding InlB B-repeat-containing protein, producing the protein MRIKSTLLLWGFLGIAVIVYSCNSPSDGNKTFSLETTAQPAEGGTITPESGTFPEGEEVSIQAEPSDGWRFVRWEGNASGTSNPVTLNMSKNQSVTGVFEKRDYPLNLMIEGEGTVQEIVVTAKDYPFQTTVQLTAVAADGWQFVGWSGDLEGEENPVEIVIDKEKSITALFEKREYELNVTIEGEGQVKEEIIPARAHPYETIVKLTAEPVEGWRFEGWSGDYEGSEAVIEVTITDHTELTATFVRREYELGIEIDGQGTVQEEIIPSKSYSYQTEVQLTAIPGTEWKFDSWSGDLSGSENPITITIDGEKQVTAIFVAGEKPEVTTEEATSITSISAKVSGNIISHGSTDISEIGICYSTSEGPSVEDDCIIYDGNQDHFTVTLPHLQPLTTYFARAYVSDENKVYYGNQVSFSTIFDMDACGESVTINHQTKDGISPQNLTITYPTVSYEGMCWIVQNLGANSVAKSADDYSKDRAGWYWQFNRKQGYSNSGSGPEPQWQIHDIEENQNWEEEKDPCTELLGKNWRLPTITEWEEALDGLSSDIYGGFNSPLKLHMAGILGAEAGEISGRGSSAIFWSSTQEGLERGQTVEANASFLGLESSTKAGGRSVRCVYSEKSPKHVPNVEITDIDEETGGGARIYARILNSGTSSVQDKGVCYSTQTEPDKNDSCVSAGDGSSNYLVNITALAPNTTYFVRAYAMNKTGRSYSQEATFETPNEELETDIYVYALAAPDLTSEIFINWIDDSNDANGATQTLRYGTGSQFNKSISVTGKRIPHSDAWLYSAEVTNLNSDTEYSGRVYTTETKYTDLIHFETLRENLSGSSKVRIAFMSDIHIDEDQSDPNAPSGNPVNSMNDPSKMGYVEKKNIDVLCIAGDVVSYGYRMDETRTKQYIGFFKNHIHTYLNDEKLIPLFVVPGNHEVGFPLRGEGDFTKPTPEAGYFQLFFNNLYETTGYNFGTARAGNYLQLMGLDMFSSTPEVQKDFFDDEVKSSVSSVIPFFHSPLLEGGKRSDEDVEYSDRIRKQLAPSFANQNNIYSYFTGHIHLKFRSKPWNVIETTSPPSRSLSLGNNKYLVVDESRNRLVEFGQGYRSKRQPYTSDDKTWYIDDASVSRYNVFFTVTLQNGKHVVTEYNFDGNELYSKDLMD
- a CDS encoding isoaspartyl peptidase/L-asparaginase family protein, with amino-acid sequence MKYLTALFVSFTILLFGLNQTGHAQHSNWALALHGGAGTISQDLPDSIKQQYYDGLEAALSVGEKVLKDGGSALDAVEMTVRALEDNPLFNAGRGAVYTSEGKHELDAAIMDGSTLAAGAITGVTTVKNPITLARKVMTDSRHIFFSGEGAEEFADQTGVDRVENSYFDTQRRYEQWQRAQEQSHLKLPSEFKYGTVGAVALDQDGKLAAATSTGGMTNKQFGRVGDVPIIGSGTFANHVAAISATGWGEQIMRNVSANTIANYKEFTGVSLEEAMNFVLTERLNPGDAGFIGVDSEGNISMQMNTTGMFRGSVDSKGNRTVMIWQNE